From Candidatus Manganitrophus morganii, the proteins below share one genomic window:
- a CDS encoding GAF domain-containing protein, giving the protein MGEEEKGGEGYVWKVHEETRRFAKDLLTENERLRNLVAGLQKEGRDSEEALSTMRAEIEHRRREEDALKRQMAEIREENHSFSQKYLEVEVQNSNLANLYVASYRLHGTLDRREILSSIQEIIINLVGCEEFAIFDLDDGGMLTLTASMGIDTARYGRIPVGEGKIGETVRAGEIYLAKENGADPASSERTPLIACIPLKVEGKVTGVIAIFRLLQHKTALETIDQEMFDLLATHAAMSLYCAGLHARVTSGVRGA; this is encoded by the coding sequence ATGGGCGAAGAGGAGAAGGGTGGAGAGGGATATGTCTGGAAGGTGCATGAAGAAACGCGCCGTTTTGCCAAGGACCTTCTGACGGAGAACGAGCGGCTCCGCAACCTGGTGGCGGGGCTGCAAAAAGAGGGGCGGGATTCCGAGGAGGCGCTTTCGACGATGCGGGCCGAGATCGAGCATCGTCGAAGGGAAGAAGATGCCCTGAAGCGTCAAATGGCCGAGATTCGGGAGGAGAACCACAGCTTTTCCCAAAAATACCTGGAGGTCGAGGTTCAGAATTCCAACCTCGCCAATCTCTATGTGGCCAGTTACCGCCTGCATGGAACGTTGGACCGGAGGGAGATTCTCAGCTCCATCCAGGAGATCATCATCAATCTGGTCGGTTGCGAGGAATTTGCGATCTTCGACCTGGATGACGGGGGAATGCTTACGTTGACCGCCTCGATGGGGATTGATACGGCGCGCTACGGGCGCATTCCGGTCGGGGAGGGGAAGATCGGCGAGACGGTCAGGGCCGGGGAAATTTATCTCGCCAAGGAGAACGGGGCGGACCCCGCTTCTTCCGAACGGACGCCGCTCATCGCCTGCATTCCGTTAAAGGTGGAGGGAAAGGTAACCGGCGTGATCGCTATTTTCAGGTTACTCCAGCATAAAACGGCGTTGGAAACGATCGATCAGGAGATGTTCGATCTTCTGGCGACCCATGCCGCCATGTCCCTCTATTGCGCGGGCCTTCACGCGCGAGTGACCTCGGGGGTGAGGGGGGCGTGA
- a CDS encoding chemotaxis protein CheW — MTHQMQYLTFHLAGEEYAIDILQVKEIIEYDALTKVPMTPPWVRGVINLRGSVAAVIDLAVKFGHPESPVGKRTCIVIVEVDLGGERSVMGIMADAVSQVMALSPEQVTPPPAFGTKIRTDYLKGMGKAGKKFVLILDADRVLSADELQVVASLQEAAGSDPRPAEEREPGR, encoded by the coding sequence ATGACCCATCAGATGCAGTACCTGACCTTCCATCTGGCCGGAGAGGAATATGCGATCGATATTCTCCAGGTGAAGGAGATTATCGAATATGACGCGCTGACGAAGGTTCCGATGACCCCTCCCTGGGTGCGGGGGGTCATCAACCTTCGGGGGAGCGTGGCGGCGGTGATCGATCTGGCGGTGAAGTTCGGACACCCGGAAAGCCCGGTCGGCAAGCGGACCTGTATCGTGATCGTCGAGGTCGATCTGGGAGGGGAGCGTTCGGTCATGGGGATCATGGCCGATGCCGTCAGCCAGGTGATGGCGCTCTCTCCCGAGCAGGTGACCCCGCCGCCGGCCTTCGGAACCAAGATCCGAACCGATTATTTGAAAGGGATGGGGAAGGCCGGGAAGAAATTCGTTTTGATTTTGGACGCCGACCGCGTTTTATCCGCCGACGAGCTGCAAGTGGTGGCGTCGCTCCAGGAAGCGGCCGGGTCCGATCCGCGTCCTGCGGAAGAGCGCGAGCCGGGACGGTGA
- a CDS encoding ABC transporter ATP-binding protein, which yields MIEISNLTMQLTSGGRTVTILDGIDLSVPAKQFVAVVGPSGSGKSTLLGLIAGLDRPTSGSIRIDGVSLSALSEDDLARLRREKVGMIFQSFHLIPTLTALENVQVPLELRGERAADREAIRLLDAVGLGDRKHHYPVQLSGGEQQRVAVARAYSAKPALLLADEPTGNLDSANGARVIDLLLQLHRDQGSTLILVTHDPSLAARAERVLSLRDGKVVGDELRNEG from the coding sequence ATGATTGAAATTTCCAATCTCACGATGCAACTCACCAGCGGCGGAAGGACCGTCACCATTTTAGACGGGATCGATCTTTCCGTTCCCGCCAAGCAATTTGTGGCGGTGGTCGGCCCTTCCGGGAGCGGCAAGTCGACCCTGCTCGGGCTGATCGCCGGACTCGACCGGCCGACCTCCGGATCGATCCGGATCGACGGCGTCTCCCTCTCCGCGTTGAGCGAAGATGATCTGGCGCGCCTCCGCCGGGAAAAGGTCGGAATGATCTTCCAGTCGTTCCATCTCATCCCGACGCTGACCGCCCTGGAGAACGTCCAGGTCCCGCTGGAGCTTCGGGGGGAGCGCGCCGCCGACCGGGAAGCGATCCGTCTTCTCGATGCGGTGGGGCTGGGGGATCGGAAACATCATTATCCGGTCCAGCTTTCGGGCGGGGAGCAGCAGCGGGTCGCCGTCGCCCGGGCTTATTCGGCGAAGCCGGCCCTTCTCCTTGCCGATGAGCCGACCGGCAATCTCGACTCCGCCAACGGCGCCCGCGTCATCGATCTCCTTCTTCAGCTTCACCGCGATCAGGGGAGCACGCTGATTTTGGTCACCCACGATCCGTCGCTGGCGGCCCGGGCCGAGCGGGTCCTCTCGCTGCGCGACGGGAAGGTCGTGGGGGATGAGTTAAGGAACGAAGGATAA
- a CDS encoding ABC transporter permease yields the protein MALFIFKMIWREARGSLRHFLSFLFSIALGVGSIVAVGIIAANLEEMTFHEARNLLTADLEARLRQPLSPEGEAALADLTGQGIRLVRITEMIGMAATDPSSQEAPQGYQSQLVELKAVEPGYPFYGRFAVDPPTSDPFQDPEAAWVQEGLLIRLGLQVGDRLKLGEAVFTIKGVIRREPDRAVGTFTLGPRVMLSQEGLARTKLVQTGSRINRRILFQTPEPWSADSLKTELQERWKSESVRLKTYRESQPRLGRFLENFTTYLGLVGLITLMIGGIAVASNIHAFLTERIGTIAILKSLGSPAFSVLLIYLLLSAFLGAVGSLLGVGLGVAMYQSLLGLLTRFLPPGFAFEMSFLPIFRGVAMGVGTTILFSLWPLQKVWRIAPSRVFRQEVEDSFGEPGRGREAIGESSKRFFSFFSSRSFALGLLIVLGWAGLSIWQAGSWRLGGWVIGGVASAVVLLLGATWGALRLIRIFGRPRPLIFRYGIGNLTRPGRQIMTVVLSIGIGVLILLTLLQVEKNLLANLQQNIPDDAPSLFFIDLQPDQKEPFETIMAKWDLKKPVELTPLVRSRLFDLNGQKVSEIQAEERPDGWYFTREYVLTYQRDLPKHNTIRKGDWWEGGNPNGAVARISAEAEAARHLGIRIGSKVTFDIQGVPIEGEVTSIRDVDWGSLSTNFFFIFEPGALDGAPITYVATATTTPAEDLPIQNAVIRAFPNVTVIHLREILETIAGILREITRTVRFMALFGFAVGLIVLSGAIAATRARRLHEMTLFKTLGATRPTLLAIMAVEYGLLGLLAAAVGGLLSIGLSWGIVHFFLDLPWRFDGVSLLQGVIATLLLTLLTGFMMTYRILGQKPLAILRAE from the coding sequence ATGGCCCTTTTCATTTTCAAAATGATTTGGCGCGAAGCGCGCGGCTCCCTCCGGCATTTCCTCTCGTTTCTCTTCTCGATCGCCCTCGGCGTCGGGTCGATCGTGGCGGTCGGCATCATCGCGGCCAACCTGGAAGAGATGACCTTCCACGAGGCGCGCAATCTCCTCACGGCCGATCTGGAGGCGCGGTTAAGGCAGCCGTTGTCGCCGGAGGGGGAGGCGGCGCTGGCCGATTTGACCGGCCAAGGAATTCGGCTGGTCCGGATCACCGAAATGATCGGCATGGCCGCCACCGACCCCTCCTCTCAAGAAGCGCCGCAAGGGTATCAGTCGCAGCTCGTGGAGTTAAAGGCGGTTGAGCCGGGGTATCCTTTCTACGGGAGGTTTGCCGTCGATCCGCCGACCTCCGACCCGTTTCAAGATCCCGAAGCGGCCTGGGTTCAGGAGGGGCTGTTGATTCGGCTTGGCCTTCAGGTGGGCGACCGGCTCAAGCTGGGAGAGGCTGTCTTCACAATCAAGGGGGTCATCCGGAGAGAGCCCGACCGGGCCGTCGGAACGTTTACATTGGGGCCCCGGGTCATGTTGTCTCAGGAGGGATTGGCGCGGACGAAGCTGGTCCAGACCGGGAGCCGGATCAACCGGCGAATTCTCTTTCAGACCCCGGAGCCTTGGAGCGCAGATTCCCTCAAAACCGAATTACAAGAGCGGTGGAAGAGCGAATCGGTCCGGTTGAAGACCTACCGGGAGTCTCAGCCCCGCCTCGGGCGGTTTCTTGAGAATTTCACCACCTACCTCGGTCTCGTCGGCTTGATCACCCTGATGATCGGGGGGATCGCCGTCGCGAGCAACATCCATGCTTTTTTAACCGAGCGGATCGGGACGATCGCCATCCTCAAATCGCTCGGGAGTCCCGCTTTCTCCGTCCTTCTGATCTATCTCCTCCTGTCCGCTTTTCTCGGGGCCGTCGGCAGCCTCCTCGGCGTCGGCCTGGGGGTGGCGATGTATCAATCGCTGCTCGGGCTTCTCACCCGATTTCTTCCCCCCGGCTTCGCTTTCGAGATGTCTTTTCTTCCGATTTTCCGGGGCGTGGCCATGGGGGTGGGAACGACCATCCTCTTCTCCCTCTGGCCGCTTCAAAAAGTCTGGCGGATCGCGCCGTCGCGGGTCTTCCGGCAGGAGGTGGAAGATTCTTTTGGAGAGCCCGGGAGAGGGCGGGAGGCGATCGGGGAGAGCTCCAAAAGGTTCTTCTCTTTTTTCTCATCCCGCTCCTTCGCGCTGGGCCTCCTCATTGTCCTCGGATGGGCCGGGCTCTCGATCTGGCAAGCGGGGTCGTGGCGGTTGGGAGGATGGGTGATCGGCGGGGTGGCGTCGGCGGTCGTCCTTCTGCTCGGGGCGACCTGGGGGGCGTTACGATTGATCCGCATCTTCGGCCGCCCCCGGCCGCTGATTTTCCGCTACGGGATCGGCAATCTCACCCGCCCCGGACGGCAAATCATGACGGTGGTCCTTTCGATCGGGATCGGCGTGTTGATTCTCCTCACACTGTTGCAGGTGGAGAAGAATCTCCTGGCGAATCTTCAACAGAATATTCCGGACGATGCGCCGAGTCTCTTTTTTATCGACCTGCAGCCCGACCAAAAAGAGCCGTTCGAGACGATCATGGCGAAGTGGGACCTAAAAAAGCCGGTCGAGCTGACCCCGCTGGTCCGGTCGCGGCTTTTCGATTTAAACGGCCAGAAGGTCTCCGAGATTCAGGCCGAGGAGCGCCCCGACGGATGGTATTTCACCCGGGAGTATGTCCTGACCTACCAACGGGATCTTCCGAAGCACAATACGATCCGCAAAGGCGACTGGTGGGAAGGCGGGAATCCCAACGGCGCGGTTGCCCGGATCTCGGCGGAGGCGGAGGCGGCGCGGCATCTCGGGATCAGGATCGGCTCGAAGGTCACCTTTGATATCCAAGGGGTTCCGATCGAGGGGGAGGTGACGAGCATCCGTGATGTCGATTGGGGAAGCCTCTCGACGAACTTCTTCTTCATCTTCGAGCCGGGGGCGCTCGACGGCGCGCCGATTACCTATGTGGCGACCGCAACGACGACCCCTGCGGAAGACCTTCCGATCCAGAACGCCGTCATCCGCGCCTTTCCGAATGTCACCGTCATCCATCTGCGGGAGATCCTGGAGACGATCGCCGGAATCCTCAGAGAGATCACCCGGACGGTCCGGTTCATGGCTCTTTTCGGTTTTGCCGTCGGGCTGATCGTCCTCTCCGGCGCGATTGCGGCGACCCGCGCCCGCCGGCTTCACGAAATGACCCTCTTCAAAACCCTCGGGGCGACCCGGCCGACGCTGCTTGCGATCATGGCGGTGGAGTACGGCCTTCTCGGCCTTCTTGCCGCCGCCGTCGGCGGCCTCCTCTCGATCGGGCTTTCCTGGGGGATCGTCCACTTCTTTCTCGATCTGCCGTGGCGGTTTGATGGCGTCTCCCTCTTGCAAGGGGTGATCGCGACCCTTCTTCTGACCCTCCTGACCGGTTTCATGATGACCTACCGGATCTTGGGACAAAAGCCGCTGGCGATTCTCCGCGCCGAGTAA
- a CDS encoding chemotaxis protein CheD, producing the protein MSESAGRPAGREAQGGRLKVYLHPGQFHVSSEPAAVTTILGSCVAVCLWDPLLKVGGINHYLLPHWAGGVAASFRYGNVAVRCLIESLLSLGCVKERLVAKLFGGACVIEAFKEGENHLGMKNVGVARRLLEEAGIGIVGEDVGGRYGRKLIFQTDDGVVWVKSL; encoded by the coding sequence GTGAGTGAAAGCGCCGGCCGCCCCGCCGGCAGAGAGGCGCAGGGCGGGCGCTTGAAGGTCTACCTCCATCCCGGACAGTTTCATGTCTCCTCCGAGCCGGCTGCGGTGACGACGATTTTGGGGTCGTGCGTGGCCGTCTGTCTCTGGGATCCCCTGTTGAAGGTCGGCGGAATCAACCATTATCTCCTCCCCCACTGGGCGGGGGGTGTCGCCGCGTCGTTTCGATACGGCAATGTGGCGGTGCGGTGCCTCATTGAAAGTCTTCTCTCCCTCGGATGCGTGAAGGAGCGGCTGGTGGCCAAGCTCTTCGGAGGGGCTTGCGTCATCGAGGCTTTTAAAGAGGGTGAGAACCATCTCGGAATGAAGAACGTCGGGGTCGCCCGAAGGCTTTTGGAAGAAGCGGGGATAGGAATCGTCGGGGAAGATGTGGGGGGGCGGTATGGCCGCAAATTGATCTTCCAGACCGATGACGGCGTTGTCTGGGTGAAATCGTTATAA
- a CDS encoding chemotaxis protein CheA, which yields MEREPEEMSPEDITLEMVLKTFLVEAEENLSKMEELLITLETEPENDELFHTIFRMAHTLKGNASSLGFVQTAESAHVVEDLLQRLRNRTLPVHDRLISLLLQAVDYLRRIVTEETEAGTVSSAALNFFRRLPLAAVEGEEIPADAPTQDRRKEPGRREGDRHFTNDRTKTLRIDIDRLDRLLNLAGEVAIAQGRLGQLLEWKGRREDLLEAHQEANRLFIDLQEQVMKIRMVPVGPIFRPHLRTVRDIARAHGKSARLSLEGEEVEVDTTVIEHLKDPLVHMIRNALDHGIEPPDRRKALGKDPCGRLVLRAFHDAGSIVIQLEDDGAGLNRRRIIEKALSKGMIASAEGLSDEEVYRFIFEPGFSTAEAVTDLSGRGVGMDVVKRNIDALRGSISVESKEGKGTTITFRLPLTLAIIEGFAVGVGSETYILPLEAVTECVELPREESVHPNGDGVISLRGRPLPYLHLRRLFHLGGSPPRRQSVVVVNSGGKEAGLVVDLLQGEMQAVIKSLGKLFQGLPGISGSTILGDGRVALILDVPGLLREAVKRRPERIAG from the coding sequence ATGGAACGAGAGCCGGAAGAGATGAGTCCCGAGGATATTACCCTGGAAATGGTTCTGAAGACCTTTCTGGTGGAGGCGGAGGAGAATCTCTCCAAGATGGAAGAGTTGTTGATCACGCTCGAAACGGAGCCGGAGAATGACGAACTCTTTCACACAATCTTTCGGATGGCGCACACATTGAAGGGGAATGCGTCAAGCCTCGGCTTCGTCCAGACGGCCGAGTCGGCTCACGTCGTCGAGGACCTTCTTCAGCGGTTGAGGAACCGGACGCTTCCGGTCCATGATCGGCTGATCAGTCTGCTGCTGCAAGCCGTTGATTATCTCCGGCGGATCGTCACCGAGGAAACCGAAGCCGGAACGGTCTCTTCGGCGGCCCTCAATTTTTTTCGGCGACTTCCCTTGGCGGCCGTGGAGGGAGAAGAGATCCCTGCCGACGCTCCGACGCAGGATCGCCGCAAGGAGCCGGGAAGAAGGGAAGGGGATCGCCATTTTACGAATGACCGGACCAAGACCCTCCGAATCGACATCGATCGATTAGACCGGCTGTTGAATCTTGCCGGCGAGGTTGCGATTGCTCAGGGACGCCTCGGACAGCTGCTGGAATGGAAAGGAAGAAGAGAGGATCTCCTGGAAGCGCATCAGGAGGCGAACCGCCTTTTCATCGACCTGCAGGAGCAGGTGATGAAGATCCGAATGGTTCCGGTCGGCCCGATCTTTCGACCGCATCTGAGGACTGTCCGGGATATCGCCAGAGCGCATGGGAAAAGCGCCCGCCTCAGCCTGGAAGGGGAGGAGGTGGAGGTCGACACCACCGTGATCGAGCATTTGAAAGATCCGCTGGTTCACATGATTCGAAACGCCCTCGACCATGGGATCGAGCCGCCCGACCGGAGAAAAGCGCTCGGGAAAGATCCGTGCGGCCGCCTGGTCCTTCGCGCCTTCCATGACGCGGGAAGCATCGTGATCCAGCTCGAAGACGACGGGGCGGGACTCAACCGGCGGCGGATCATCGAGAAGGCCCTCTCGAAGGGGATGATCGCGAGTGCGGAGGGGCTGTCGGACGAGGAGGTTTACCGGTTCATCTTCGAGCCCGGGTTCTCCACCGCGGAAGCGGTGACCGATCTCTCCGGACGGGGGGTCGGGATGGATGTCGTCAAACGAAACATCGATGCCTTGCGCGGATCGATCTCGGTCGAGAGCAAAGAGGGGAAGGGGACGACGATTACCTTTCGGCTCCCGCTGACCCTGGCGATCATCGAAGGGTTCGCGGTGGGGGTCGGCTCCGAGACCTATATCCTTCCCCTCGAGGCGGTCACGGAATGTGTGGAGCTGCCGAGGGAGGAGAGCGTCCATCCGAACGGCGACGGCGTGATCTCCCTTCGCGGGAGGCCCCTTCCCTATCTGCATCTTCGGAGACTGTTCCATCTGGGGGGAAGCCCGCCCCGCCGGCAGAGCGTGGTGGTTGTGAATTCGGGAGGGAAGGAGGCCGGTTTGGTGGTCGATCTCCTCCAAGGCGAGATGCAGGCGGTGATCAAATCATTGGGAAAGCTTTTTCAGGGCCTTCCGGGGATCTCCGGCTCGACGATTTTAGGAGACGGACGGGTGGCGCTGATTTTGGATGTGCCGGGATTGCTGCGTGAGGCGGTGAAACGCCGACCGGAGAGAATCGCCGGGTAA
- a CDS encoding methyl-accepting chemotaxis protein: MFKDMTVKSKVILLPILATVAFVIMILVVLFMGNKNRALFDRIETGYYPALRLSQELQKSFGALHLALEEVVAAGKIEELKTAEAIQDELIKKLESGKENREIAASEIDRMIGMFQGYYSEARQAALQGRGRGAFPEAVKAKYDDLAEKLNAVIRQNESIISAAFVQADNNERMLMVIIAIISFVCVVCLAGLSIALIISFTTPLGRAVDVANQVAQGEMTARIDVTSKDEVGQLLLALDVMISKFRQIITQVRSQADSLTSASSQVSASSQGVSKGTSEQAASVEEVTSSLEEMSASITQNADNSRQMEQMAVKGAKDAEESGKAVTETVDAMKEIAEKVSVIEEIAYQTNLLALNAAIEAARVGEHGRGFAVVATEVRKLAERSQTAAEEIGKVAGSSVKMAERAGEMLSALVPLIRKTAELVQEVAAASREQSSGVMQINKAMGQVDQVTQRNAAAAEELSSTAEEMSSQAIALQQLMAYFRFGKDEMGEQRHDLIETAPAHEREELLLQEAKERAASLAGMKEGRRSEEGNGATPAEEHDHEFKRF; encoded by the coding sequence ATGTTTAAAGATATGACGGTGAAATCGAAAGTAATTCTTTTGCCCATCCTGGCGACCGTCGCTTTCGTCATCATGATTCTTGTCGTCCTCTTCATGGGGAACAAGAACAGAGCGCTGTTTGATCGGATCGAGACCGGCTACTATCCCGCATTGCGATTGAGCCAGGAGCTGCAGAAGTCGTTTGGCGCGCTTCATCTCGCCTTGGAAGAGGTCGTCGCGGCCGGAAAAATAGAGGAGCTCAAAACCGCCGAAGCGATTCAAGATGAATTGATCAAAAAGCTGGAGAGCGGGAAGGAAAATCGGGAGATCGCGGCGTCCGAGATAGACCGGATGATCGGGATGTTCCAGGGTTATTATTCCGAAGCGCGACAGGCCGCGCTGCAAGGGAGGGGAAGGGGCGCCTTCCCCGAGGCGGTCAAGGCAAAATACGACGACCTGGCCGAGAAACTGAACGCCGTCATCCGCCAGAATGAATCGATCATCTCCGCCGCGTTCGTTCAGGCCGACAACAATGAACGGATGTTGATGGTGATCATCGCCATCATCAGCTTCGTCTGCGTAGTCTGTTTGGCGGGATTGTCGATCGCCCTCATCATCTCTTTTACCACCCCCCTCGGCCGGGCGGTGGATGTCGCCAATCAGGTGGCCCAGGGCGAGATGACGGCCCGGATCGACGTCACCTCGAAAGACGAGGTCGGACAGCTCCTGCTTGCCTTGGATGTCATGATCTCGAAATTCAGACAGATCATCACGCAGGTCCGGAGTCAAGCCGATTCCCTGACCTCCGCCTCGTCGCAGGTCTCCGCCTCGTCGCAGGGGGTGTCGAAGGGGACGAGCGAGCAGGCCGCGTCGGTGGAAGAGGTCACCTCCAGCCTGGAGGAGATGAGCGCCTCCATCACGCAGAACGCCGACAACTCCCGGCAGATGGAGCAGATGGCGGTCAAAGGGGCGAAGGATGCCGAGGAGAGCGGAAAGGCGGTGACGGAAACGGTCGACGCGATGAAGGAGATCGCGGAGAAGGTCTCGGTGATCGAGGAGATCGCCTATCAGACGAACCTGCTCGCCCTGAATGCGGCGATCGAGGCGGCGCGGGTCGGAGAGCATGGAAGAGGATTCGCCGTGGTGGCGACCGAGGTGAGAAAGCTGGCGGAGCGAAGCCAGACGGCGGCGGAGGAGATCGGGAAGGTGGCCGGCTCCAGCGTCAAGATGGCGGAGCGCGCGGGAGAGATGCTCTCCGCGCTGGTCCCTTTGATCCGGAAAACGGCGGAGCTGGTCCAAGAGGTGGCGGCGGCCTCCCGGGAGCAATCGTCGGGGGTGATGCAGATCAACAAGGCGATGGGACAGGTCGACCAGGTGACCCAGCGCAATGCCGCGGCGGCGGAGGAGCTTTCGAGCACGGCGGAGGAGATGTCTTCTCAGGCAATTGCATTACAACAGCTGATGGCCTACTTCCGGTTCGGAAAAGACGAGATGGGGGAACAACGTCATGATCTCATCGAAACGGCTCCGGCGCATGAGAGGGAGGAGCTCCTGTTACAGGAAGCGAAGGAGCGGGCCGCTTCACTCGCGGGGATGAAGGAGGGAAGGCGGAGCGAGGAGGGAAACGGGGCGACCCCCGCGGAAGAGCACGATCATGAATTCAAGCGTTTCTAA
- a CDS encoding chemotaxis response regulator protein-glutamate methylesterase has protein sequence MERKIMTMENGARRFLNVLVVDDSAVVRQTMIALLSREKDIHVVTAADPLIAIGKMQQTRPDVILLDLEMPRMDGLTFLKKIMTEDPIPVVICSSLAEEGSEAALRAMEEGAVEIITKPKMGVKDFLSESARALTETVRGAAHARLRPSPSPLRSSGKKQNADVILPPGSRRPLTFTTDKIVAIGASTGGTEALRECLEAMPPDAPGIVIVQHMPEGFTKAFANRLNQRCEIEVKEAAHGDRVIPGRALIAPGNHHMLLTCDGAHYAVEIVDGPPVSRHRPSVDVLFRSVAKAAGPNAVGVIMTGMGDDGAAGLLEMKQAGGATVAQDEATCVVFGMPKEAIARGAVDEVLPLPLISTFLLKKLAR, from the coding sequence ATGGAGCGGAAAATCATGACGATGGAAAACGGAGCGCGGCGTTTTTTGAATGTGTTGGTGGTGGATGATTCCGCCGTCGTCCGCCAGACGATGATCGCCCTGCTCTCGCGGGAGAAGGACATTCACGTCGTCACCGCGGCCGATCCGTTGATCGCCATCGGCAAGATGCAGCAGACCCGGCCCGATGTGATCCTCCTCGACCTCGAAATGCCCCGGATGGACGGTTTAACCTTTCTCAAAAAGATCATGACCGAAGATCCGATTCCGGTCGTGATCTGCTCCAGCCTTGCCGAAGAGGGGTCGGAAGCGGCGCTTCGGGCGATGGAAGAGGGAGCGGTCGAGATCATCACCAAGCCGAAAATGGGGGTCAAAGATTTTCTTTCCGAGTCGGCCCGCGCTTTGACGGAGACGGTGCGGGGGGCGGCCCATGCGCGCCTCCGGCCTTCTCCGTCGCCCCTCCGATCGTCGGGAAAGAAACAAAACGCCGATGTCATCCTCCCGCCGGGGAGTAGGCGTCCGCTGACCTTTACAACCGACAAGATTGTCGCCATCGGCGCCTCCACCGGGGGAACCGAAGCGCTCCGGGAATGCCTCGAAGCGATGCCCCCCGACGCCCCCGGGATCGTCATCGTCCAACATATGCCGGAGGGTTTCACCAAAGCGTTCGCCAATCGCCTCAACCAGCGCTGCGAGATCGAGGTCAAGGAGGCGGCGCACGGGGATCGGGTGATCCCCGGCCGGGCTTTGATCGCGCCGGGGAACCATCATATGCTCCTCACCTGCGACGGCGCTCATTACGCCGTGGAGATCGTCGACGGCCCGCCGGTTTCCCGCCACCGTCCGAGTGTCGATGTCCTCTTCCGCTCGGTTGCCAAGGCGGCGGGGCCGAACGCGGTCGGCGTCATCATGACCGGGATGGGAGACGACGGGGCGGCCGGTCTCCTGGAGATGAAACAGGCGGGGGGGGCGACCGTCGCCCAAGACGAGGCGACCTGCGTCGTCTTCGGCATGCCGAAGGAGGCGATCGCCCGGGGGGCCGTCGATGAGGTTCTCCCTCTTCCTTTGATATCAACCTTCCTCCTTAAGAAGTTGGCTCGGTAA
- a CDS encoding protein-glutamate O-methyltransferase — MKEGERPARERIALRPMTEREFSLFQELIYKEAGIYLSSVKNTLLAGRLTRRLRELGLPSFEAYYRFVLQEGEAERILLLDAVTTNETHFFREPGQFEFLERRLLPEWSREGESGRRPRKIRVWSAGCSTGEEPYSLAMSLLLQFPFTSGWRIEVLATDLSTRALERARKGVWPIEKAKEIPPRYLQPFMLRGTGSQEGKIKAGPEIRSIVQFERLNLNEEVYPTSGPLDLIFCRNVLIYFDAESKRRVIDRLLRALSPTGYLFIGHAESLTGLADRVRSVLPTVYVKGGSRGNAEWSGKS, encoded by the coding sequence ATGAAAGAGGGAGAGAGGCCGGCGCGGGAGCGGATCGCGCTTCGGCCGATGACGGAACGGGAATTTTCTCTCTTTCAGGAGCTGATTTACAAAGAGGCCGGCATTTACCTCTCTTCAGTCAAAAACACGCTGCTGGCCGGTCGGTTGACCCGCCGGCTCCGGGAGCTCGGCCTCCCCTCTTTCGAGGCTTACTACCGCTTCGTCCTTCAAGAGGGGGAAGCGGAGCGAATTCTCCTTCTTGACGCCGTCACCACCAACGAGACCCATTTCTTCCGCGAGCCGGGACAATTCGAGTTTCTCGAACGGCGGCTTCTGCCGGAGTGGTCCCGCGAGGGGGAGTCGGGACGGCGACCCCGAAAGATCCGGGTCTGGAGCGCCGGCTGCTCCACCGGGGAGGAACCCTACTCCCTCGCGATGAGCCTGCTGCTTCAATTCCCTTTCACTTCCGGGTGGCGGATCGAAGTCTTGGCGACCGATCTCTCCACCCGCGCGCTGGAGCGGGCCCGGAAGGGGGTCTGGCCGATCGAAAAGGCGAAGGAGATCCCGCCCCGCTATCTTCAACCTTTTATGTTGAGGGGGACCGGGAGCCAAGAGGGGAAAATCAAGGCCGGCCCGGAGATCCGCTCCATCGTTCAATTCGAGCGGCTCAATCTCAACGAAGAAGTCTATCCCACCTCAGGACCGCTGGACCTCATTTTTTGCCGGAACGTTCTCATCTATTTTGACGCCGAATCGAAACGCCGCGTCATCGACCGCTTGCTCCGCGCGCTCTCGCCGACGGGGTATCTCTTTATCGGTCATGCGGAGAGCCTCACCGGATTGGCCGATCGTGTCCGGAGCGTCCTCCCGACGGTCTACGTGAAGGGGGGAAGCCGGGGGAATGCCGAATGGAGCGGAAAATCATGA